The following coding sequences are from one Archocentrus centrarchus isolate MPI-CPG fArcCen1 chromosome 4, fArcCen1, whole genome shotgun sequence window:
- the rgs5a gene encoding regulator of G-protein signaling 5a produces the protein MCKGLAALPQTCLERAKEIKSKLGVLLQKPENAIDLIIPYPEKTEKKPEKLQKPTPEEAAQWRESLDRVLNNSYGLAAFRSFLQSEFSDENIEFWMACEDFKKTKNPVKMAAKAKKIYEDFIQSEGPREVNIDHFTKDVTLRNLVDLSPSTFDLAQKRIYALMEKDSFGRFLRSDQYQDLLVN, from the exons ATGTGCAAAGGATTAGCCGCATTACCCCAAACCTGCCTCGAAAG GGCTAAGGAGATCAAGTCGAAATTGGGAGTTTTACTGCAGAAGCCAGAAAATGCCATCGACCTCATCATCCCCTACCCGGAGAAGACTGAAAAGAAACCGGAGAAGCTACAGAA GCCGACTCCTGAAGAGGCTGCTCAGTGGCGTGAGAGTCTGGACCGTGTCCTGAACAACAGCT ATGGTCTGGCTGCTTTCCGTAGCTTCCTGCAGTCTGAGTTCAGTGATGAGAACATTGAGTTCTGGATGGCGTGTGAGGATTTCAAGAAGACCAAGAACCCAGTGAAGATGGCTGCCAAGGCCAAGAAGATCTATGAAGACTTCATCCAGTCTGAGGGGCCCAGAGAG GTGAATATTGACCACTTTACCAAGGATGTGACCCTGAGGAACTTGGTGGATCTTTCCCCTTCAACCTTTGACCTGGCCCAGAAGAGGATCTATGCCCTGATGGAGAAGGACTCCTTTGGCCGTTTCCTCCGGTCTGATCAGTACCAGGACCTCCTGGTCAACTAA